A genomic window from Methylorubrum extorquens includes:
- a CDS encoding zinc-ribbon domain-containing protein, with product MLIVCPACASEYRIDADRVGTSGRSVRCAACRETWFISSDEVVAAMFDEMSAAEEPGTSAPPEPAPRAEAPADEPVPRPRTSPAKPAKRGKPKRPARRLSPALAAALVLAASLPLALLGRASVVRAMPQTAGLFARVGLPVNLRGIDLTDIAAFQVAADGSNPARLVVEGDLVAVARDRVVVPAIEVEVRDAGGQSLYRWTVPGPRAALESGERARFKASLSAPPEKGRQVEVRFSDEAAVGAGAGESP from the coding sequence ATGCTGATCGTCTGCCCGGCCTGCGCCAGCGAGTATCGTATCGATGCCGACCGCGTCGGCACCAGCGGGCGCTCGGTGCGCTGCGCGGCCTGCCGCGAGACGTGGTTCATCTCGTCCGACGAGGTGGTGGCCGCGATGTTCGACGAGATGTCGGCGGCCGAGGAGCCCGGGACCAGCGCTCCGCCGGAGCCGGCGCCGAGGGCCGAGGCCCCGGCTGACGAACCGGTGCCACGCCCTCGGACGAGCCCCGCGAAGCCCGCCAAACGGGGCAAGCCAAAGCGCCCGGCCCGGCGGCTCTCCCCGGCGCTTGCTGCCGCTCTCGTCCTCGCCGCCTCCCTGCCGTTGGCGCTTCTCGGGCGCGCCAGCGTCGTGCGGGCGATGCCGCAGACGGCGGGGCTGTTCGCCCGCGTCGGCCTGCCGGTGAATTTGCGCGGCATCGATCTGACCGACATCGCCGCGTTTCAGGTCGCTGCCGACGGTAGCAACCCCGCCCGGCTCGTCGTGGAGGGGGACCTCGTGGCGGTTGCCCGAGACCGCGTCGTCGTGCCGGCGATCGAGGTCGAGGTCCGCGACGCCGGGGGCCAGTCGCTCTACCGCTGGACCGTTCCGGGACCGCGCGCAGCCCTGGAGTCCGGCGAACGGGCGCGGTTCAAGGCGAGCCTCTCGGCTCCCCCGGAGAAGGGTCGGCAGGTCGAGGTGCGCTTCTCGGACGAAGCCGCCGTCGGCGCGGGAGCCGGCGAGTCCCCTTAG